The Anopheles coluzzii chromosome 2, AcolN3, whole genome shotgun sequence genome window below encodes:
- the LOC120949834 gene encoding serine/arginine repetitive matrix protein 2 — protein MNRLAETESTPKKRPLKVEDIVLKDAITKSGRKVRRPAHLDSPERAGCASPSETRKSTAPRAKKDTEAAGTPGKRAAAKDPASPEEVRRSRKTITSARKAVKEPAGTPKRDEPKEPKPSASTVDEGAGISKSGRKIKVPIKLMEFESEVLTSPRKILVSEREEPTKVKAAKTPGRAKTPAKAAVSTNAGEDEAKQRKTPGRRAKSVVPDEPEAEKKSVALAARTPRRKAATALFGDEAADALRPESPVPELQSLPKTPGKRAAKSLMGGSAVKTLRTDSPPTAEPIPPKTPGRLGRPKAVAVDKDGKSGSETDAKDNIKAAPTPGRRAGRSTINVAAKLSREESPTLELVVPKTPGRRVGKSVVNVLHAESAIVEQVAPKTPGRRKMDAVVDTENDLSEVNVSKRVTKTPGRRLDKKEKLLSEEQISDTDSTCSASHKPDSVIQKDPSLASEESMSRSGRKIKPKRVFGFEMTMEPTVSDGKALNDSRRKRKVDSTDEASIETILSPTKKKNTGSASAKVETPKQSSGLDSVAESVQIENTPDGTVSRSGRKIKPKKMFGFEDGDSDSFVHITGSSSPTLIDEKMDETSGVDGTVQKHASETAKTNATGTPSKSVPLSAKIAKKASTLPVEIDPQQVKERKKNDFITRRGVDDHHHSSDQTDCVQIGTEPVILRTSIGFGKPTTAKEMPLVESAKLKGDAKATESVTPKRDKTVEDGSSSRSGRKIIPKKFFDTDDVPSSGRKSKVAVPSAQGKLPVLTPEEGETEQATPSVEQEIAAEGSVSLQMEIAGDSAVKGEAGGDSVSVEGVSAEETNVYVGTKQAEEPNVVTKETLESGIDTATKLETEYETPPAPVDEEQQQIGKGKEQEDCFKDGDSVSRADIVEVGMDSKKQEDEINAQEEKPEHNVESIAPVETNESPSSQQTDTAPVISDEQPNRPDGEASGETGDILSSDKIDNVISEAERSESTIKQHVEGEGAALIETSLEQQNKETSTVEKTLESITNSATDNEMNTTNDCKTVPENNVDESAPNAVVEEPGSERVSEGVPTANVISKVATPEDDEMLANTSFGGIEYLEDQVNNIAECIKSPSPTHEASYASMLEESTDHSSNPSTVTMPAVNEMNETFSPVKPNQVSSSSGVPVIDITADTPRPVVAVAAAATAAATPRTPESISAVQASADKCSPDKPPEIIEIMDSPAVAAFCNEKNTELLRSEKGGSVTSTPKLVVSLDEEAHETHEELQRAGRKRSLSTSAVDTTMKRNVTFHSPANSTVLVETIDERLVQKSLQGQQQQERAEGNESSHGTSIGEKLRKPRKRSLSEHKSSDLKRNNKISKLPNFKNIHANHFNRMESIADFMKRKETRAKHILASASPATKIPARPVAATNDSSTAEAPLSGKKEASSSTTKPFLFKSAGGGGIPVPSAGLFVSGIKGAPSTSTAVKAPSAADRHVPSTTTATSTTAKKPIRSDADKMANRLKQFQATFKPKHIAPDTSAASAGASGAAITSAVGGHPVEQLRSKQLKILKGVRTNRRFELQMKHRDQQQ, from the exons ATGAATCGTTTGG CCGAAACGGAATCGACGCCGAAAAAGCGTCCTCTGAAGGTGGAAGACATTGTTTTGAAAGATGCAATCACGAAATCTGGTCGAAAGGTGAGGCGTCCGGCACACCTTGACTCGCCAGAACGGGCGGGGTGTGCATCGCCCAGCGAAACTAGAAAATCCACCGCACCAAGGGCAAAGAAAGACACCGAAGCAGCCGGTACACCCGGAAAGCGGGCAGCGGCAAAAGACCCAGCTTCGCCGGAAGAGGTAAGACGCTCACGCAAAACCATTACGTCGGCCAGAAAAGCAGTGAAAGAACCAGCGGGCACACCGAAACGGGACGAGCCAAAGGAGCCGAAGCCAAGTGCATCCACGGTCGACGAGGGTGCTGGTATCTCTAAATCGGGACGCAAAATAAAAGTCCCTATCAAGTTGATGGAATTCGAGAGTGAGGTGTTAACCAGTCCTCGCAAAATACTTGTATCGGAAAGAGAAGAGCCAACCAAGGTTAAGGCTGCTAAAACTCCCGGGCGAGCTAAAACTCCGGCCAAGGCGGCAGTCAGCACCAACGCTGGTGAAGACGAAGCAAAGCAGCGGAAGACACCGGGACGGCGCGCCAAATCCGTAGTGCCGGACGAGCCGGAAGCAGAAAAGAAGAGTGTAGCGTTGGCGGCTAGGACTCCCCGACGCAAAGCTGCAACCGCTTTATTTGGCGATGAGGCGGCCGATGCTTTACGACCGGAAAGCCCTGTGCCGGAGCTGCAATCGCTCCCGAAGACTCCAGGGAAACGAGCAGCCAAATCTTTGATGGGTGGTTCCGCTGTAAAAACATTACGCACTGACAGTCCACCGACTGCCGAACCAATTCCGCCAAAAACTCCTGGCCGTTTGGGCCGTCCCAAGGCGGTAGCAGTTGACAAAGATGGGAAGAGCGGGTCGGAAACGGATGCAAAAGATAACATAAAAGCTGCACCAACTCCCGGACGGCGTGCTGGTAGATCCACGATAAATGTAGCAGCAAAACTATCGCGTGAGGAAAGTCCTACTTTGGAGCTAGTGGTACCGAAAACACCGGGGCGCAGGGTTGGAAAATCGGTCGTAAATGTGCTGCATGCTGAAAGTGCCATTGTGGAGCAAGTGGCCCCTAAAACACCAGGCCGTCGTAAGATGGATGCTGTTGTGGACACTGAAAATGATTTGTCAGAGGTGAACGTATCAAAACGTGTCACAAAAACTCCCGGCCGTAGATTGGACAAAAAGGAGAAACTACTATCTGAAGAACAGATTTCGGATACGGATTCGACGTGCAGTGCATCACATAAACCTGATTCCGTCATTCAAAAGGACCCATCTCTCGCATCCGAAGAGTCTATGTCACGTTCGGGTCGAAAAATTAAGCCAAAAAGAGTGTTTGGGTTTGAAATGACAATGGAACCGACTGTGTCGGATGGTAAAGCTTTGAACGATagtagaaggaaaagaaaggttGATAGCACTGACGAAGCATCCATCGAGACGATTTTGTcgccaacaaaaaagaagaacacgGGTAGTGCCTCTGCCAAGGTGGAAACACCAAAGCAAAGCAGCGGATTGGACAGTGTTGCAGAATCAGTCCAAATCGAAAATACCCCCGATGGGACGGTTTCACGATCCGGAAGAAAAATCAAACCGAAGAAAATGTTTGGATTTGAAGATGGGGATAGTGACTCCTTTGTCCACATCACAGGCTCCTCTTCCCCTACATTAATCGATGAAAAAATGGATGAAACTAGCGGCGTAGACGGTACCGTACAGAAACATGCAAGTGAAACCGCTAAAACTAATGCCACTGGCACACCATCCAAGAGCGTACCGTTGTCAGCAAAAATCGCGAAAAAAGCCTCCACCCTTCCCGTGGAAATTGACCCACAACAGGTTAAGGagcggaagaaaaatgattttataaCCAGACGAGGTGTggatgatcatcatcattcaaGCGACCAAACGGATTGTGTCCAGATCGGCACGGAACCGGTCATCCTCCGTACTTCTATTGGTTTTGGTAAACCTACGACAGCAAAGGAAATGCCGTTGGTAGAAAGTGCAAAATTAAAAGGCGATGCCAAGGCTACCGAAAGCGTAACACCAAAACGCGACAAAACAGTGGAGgatggcagcagcagtcgaTCTGGTCGGAAAATAATACCGAAAAAGTTTTTCGATACAGATGATGTACCATCCTCTGGGCGCAAATCGAAGGTTGCCGTTCCGTCCGCTCAAGGGAAGCTTCCTGTATTGACACCAGAAGAGGGAGAAACTGAACAAGCGACACCCTCTGTCGAACAGGAAATAGCTGCGGAGGGAAGTGTTTCTTTACAAATGGAAATTGCTGGGGATTCTGCAGTAAAGGGCGAAGCTGGGGGTGATAGTGTATCTGTTGAAGGGGTATCTGCTGAGGAAACTAATGTTTACGTAGGAACGAAGCAAGCAGAAGAACCGAATGTAGTAACGAAAGAAACTCTTGAATCGGGCATAGACACTGCTACTAAATTAGAAACGGAGTATGAAACACCTCCAGCACCGGTCGATGAAGAACAACAGCAGATTGGGAAGGGTAAAGAGCAGGAAGATTGCTTCAAGGATGGGGATAGTGTTTCAAGGGCAGACATTGTTGAAGTGGGAATGGATTCAAAGAAACAGGAGGATGAAATTAATGCACAAGAAGAGAAACCGGAACACAATGTTGAGTCGATAGCGCCCGTAGAGACAAATGAATCACCCTCCTCCCAGCAAACTGACACAGCACCTGTAATCTCAGACGAACAACCCAATAGACCGGACGGTGAAGCATCGGGCGAAACAGGCGACATATTGAGTTCTGATAAAATAGATAATGTCATCTCAGAAGCAGAACG ATCAGAATCAACGATCAAACAGCACGTTGAAGGTGAAGGTGCGGCATTGATTGAAACCTCGCtagagcagcaaaacaaagaaacttCTACAGTTGAAAAAACACTGGAGAGCATAACAAATTCCGCAACAGATAATGAAATGAACACTACAAACGATTGCAAAACCGTCCCCGAGAATAATGTTGATGAGTCGGCTCCAAATGCTGTCGTTGAGGAGCCTGGGTCAGAGCGAGTGTCCGAAGGTGTTCCCACAGCAAATGTCATATCAAAGGTTGCGACACCGGAAGATGATGAGATGCTAGCGAATACCTCATTTGGAGGAATCGAATATTTGGAGGATCAGGTGAACAATATCGCTGAGTGCATCAAAAGCCCATCCCCGACGCATGAGGCTAGCTATGCGTCGATGTTGGAAGAATCTACTGACCATTCGTCGAATCCATCGACAGTAACCATGCCTGCCgtcaatgaaatgaatgaaacgtTTTCACCCGTGAAACCGAACCAGGTGTCGTCGTCTTCCGGTGTTCCTGTCATTGATATAACGGCCGACACTCCTCGCCcggtggttgctgttgctgcagcagcaactgctgctgctacgccACGTACGCCAGAATCTATATCAGCTGTACAGGCATCAGCGGACAAATGCTCACCGGATAAGCCACcggaaattattgaaattatgGACAgtccggcggtggcggcattTTGCAACGAGAAGAACACTGAACTTCTGCGGAGCGAAAAAGGTGGCAGTGTGACAAGTACGCCCAAACTCGTGGTATCGTTAGATGAAGAAGCCCACGAAACACACGAGGAGCTGCAGCGAGCGGGTCGTAAACGATCACTATCCACCAGTGCAGTCGATACTACAATGAAAAGAAATGTTACATTTCATAGTCCGGCAAACAGCACCGTGCTGGTCGAAACGATCGACGAACGATTGGTACAGAAAAGCTTGcagggccagcagcagcaagaacgAGCAGAAGGAAATGAGAGCAGTCATGGCACAAGCATCGGGGAAAAGTTGCGCAAGCCACGAAAGCGCTCACTGTCTGAGCATAAATCATCCGATCTGAAGCGAAACAACAAGATCAGCAAGTTGCCgaactttaaaaacattcaCGCAAACCATTTCAATCGCATGGAGTCGATCGCAGATTTCATGAAGCGCAAAGAGACCCGAGCTAAACATATACTCGCATCGGCCAGTCCGGCAACAAAGATTCCTGCCCGACCCGTTGCCGCTACAAATGATTCCAGCACAGCTGAAG CACCATTATCgggcaaaaaagaagcatcaTCATCCACGACGAAACCTTTCCTTTTCAAATCAGCTGGTGGTGGGGGCATACCAGTACCCTCGGCAGGGCTGTTCGTGTCAGGTATCAAGGGAGCACCCTCAACGTCAACCGCAGTAAAGGCACCTAGTGCGGCTGATCGTCATGTGCCGTCCACGACAACGGCAACCAGTACCACCGCCAAGAAGCCCATCCGAAGTGATGCGGATAAGATGGCTAACCGATTGAAGCAATTCCAGGCAACATTTAAACCGAAACATATTGCACCTGATACAAGTGCCGCTTCGGCTGGGGCCTCGGGAGCGGCGATCACAAGCGCTGTCGGAGGACATCCGGTTGAGCAACTGCGCTCAAAACAATTGAAGATTTTGAAAGGTGTACGCACGAATCGACGATTTGAGCTGCAGATGAAACACCGAGACCAGCAGCAGTAA
- the LOC120953412 gene encoding zinc finger CCCH domain-containing protein 13-like: MNQDEEVPTRVTRGALRRRSVDQEATPQKPAGAATGGTPKKSASTTKKVNALNAIQETEGRPSTPTVGRNTRRRMSETSDTPTILPNKLVQNLKEAEIGAEPGRRSRNTSLTEENLNELNAAYEGASSVLPTRSRTPARLRASNEALASMNSPQPAVRRSTRRNSVTSDDGSVQSLPVTTPKLTSGLRVLKDDTIIEEDASDDRAESVSSEASTRTTRRQSTAAKKSASPSPRRTAESPVSSVKTDATPPRAMKTPRVSLSPLMLPKGSPRYKNVSFCDDSKQDDSHSSFPKTPTSVSKEVVIVVNDLRNSDLKGVSPKVDREVNLPGKSEPTGDQLKSSPKSPKSESFVGDSVPEMKANDESSSIAASPKPGKDTIEQPNSTSKDKMNSSSTVLIDNGTEAIDSSNNVSGIELLESSVVEISDSIMEANTSVKDTSSVANKSTSEGEKLSQSWSQSVRRSATKGIDEFSVRKQEEQERLEEETEKLQNAPLKSPLKSRSPAAKAASADERIDEDNDDELEDEEEAQDKNELLDDEAVEMEGYESGDSLASDLRREMEENEIMDQGEDLGSEDTEENDEQEEDEEDGNDSWIVSSGDEAEQLNEDELLKDTEDEDLQTKNASVKDKEKTKTPKRRRIIEMVDDSDEDTKASDEERKETAKSPKNLSSKRSLTPVGGKENNTPTKKFNLSQINDAVQNKNQDKLANNTPAKNDTSMESSTDEQQVGNGNETMLPATPAHKTPSKDTGAALHSATKSLSNSKHGNGEKEVAAEDDENDTSGNSETMFQDAEDGGETVQKSDDAMEKDVSLSKSPTKSVIASRKSFPAASITTKDVIGRKSLPANANMQAAIQSETDEGGESSQPDATQNDEVEEAEALVENVEVENAEHDDKTQAKPAPAEFTLDQPADEAPTKPGRKSMPAVPLISAQFYIGASKKRATIGGEDAHVQTSTPKSNQSLSGKDKGKKTPVEKKATTANGGSTVLNPFAQAKNKARLSLDSGAGQQKPEKKDKLRRSLPSQFVEEPMEVDEAPMNENVAEKPSKPDDDKEMNDEVEIVENQEPENGKQQSKAPKPKRKALEDYDLANILSRCNEVIREDKERKREVASAIRKKKEEKKRQRELEKQEELEAVKAAAAAAAAAGAAAAAGSGGTTNVDDGGLNSSTTGNDSLSQGGEGLKKKKKRKPKVKNYLLEELAETKKERLEQALRHKLEVIERRKQRKKERQLEQQKQLDKENGNATGTSGGIGAKLEKIKKKQKAKSNQESSDKSKNPPVRVALSAFAVFNQLQNHPEQVQSLEDKTQKSEKSELMAPAVEKKQHKKSPKKEEASDPQPEAKEAAKTDKVAVADEKAKQANPLKDSEQTKKKKRTERQLDGSGPSFSDEKISSTDVVVAASTKKATPAVQTQSESSVVKSDSKINPLLSKSASDGLVQEVEKLTKKQKRKLAAMETTPTNPQKDVTPEDVPAKEMKASSFEEAQTNSVGAKRKEKMRNQTMVESDTVPKQKKNKKQTTQNGHAEDHSSNLAGAKSASAMHENHTDGQEVVEKKKKKAKKHHAVQPKIDTDQDHSTVDQSRKQTAILERESTTTASAVPTKKRKREQTDSPAATVASTPRPAKHTKLRVLQRIESGGFFEENVTPDKIRLKRNFGFQEQQATPAKQLGFRVSSLLPTDQNELRAVASSSKTHTLDGRMKSKHGGSVLSGPPSRSLPLPVWTSSGVFIESSVDDNGNTDGKQRKLQQGSNHKPDTGYIQLKGQGKADFRLKTLRPGPATEKPHRVDPSTTEQSVLNFKRKQLLEKTAHLREKKKSNRV; this comes from the exons ATGAATCAGGACGAGGAAGTTCCAACGAGAG TGACTCGTGGTGCTCTTCGTCGGCGTTCGGTTGACCAGGAAGCTACCCCGCAGAAGCCGGCCGGCGCAGCCACCGGTGGTACGCCAAAGAAATCAGCCAGCACCACGAAGAAAGTTAATGCCTTGAATGCGATACAGGAGACCGAAGGCCGTCCGTCTACACCGACTGTGGGGCGCAATACGCGCCGTCGTATGTCGGAGACGTCAGATACCCCAACAATCTTGCCCAACAAGCTGGTGCAGAATCTGAAGGAAGCTGAAATCGGTGCCGAACCGGGTCGACGTTCGCGTAATACATCTCTCACGGAGGAGAACTTGAACGAGCTGAACGCTGCATATGAGGGAGCCAGCAGTGTGTTGCCAACCCGTTCACGTACGCCAGCCCGCCTCCGGGCGTCGAACGAAGCTCTGGCCTCAATGAACTCTCCACAACCGGCTGTACGTCGCTCCACTCGTCGCAACAGTGTCACCTCCGATGACGGTTCCGTACAGTCGCTTCCTGTCACTACCCCGAAGCTTACTTCCGGTTTGCGTGTGCTGAAGGATGACACCATCATCGAAGAGGACGCCAGTGATGATCGAGCTGAATCGGTATCATCGGAGGCATCGACGCGAACTACCCGACGCCAGTCGACAGCAGCGAAGAAATCAGCTTCACCCAGTCCTCGTAGAACTGCTGAGAGCCCTGTGAGTAGCGTGAAAACGGATGCAACACCACCTCGCGCAATGAAAACTCCGCGCGTATCATTGTCTCCACTAATGTTGCCCAAAGGGTCGCCACGTTATAAAAACGTTTCCTTCTGTGACGACTCCAAACAGGATGACAGCCATAGTTCTTTCCCCAAAACGCCTACATCGGTGTCGAAGGAAGTTGTCATTGTCGTGAATGATTTACGCAACTCCGATCTCAAAGGAGTGTCGCCGAAAGTGGACAGAGAAGTTAATTTGCCTGGGAAGTCGGAGCCAACTGGGGATCAATTGAAATCAAGTCCTAAGTCTCCGAAGAGCGAGAGTTTCGTAGGCGACTCTGTCCCAGAGATGAAAGCGAACGATGAATCAAGCAGCATTGCAGCCTCTCCCAAACCTGGAAAGGATACGATCGAGCAGCCTAACTCGACCAGCAAGGATAAAATGAATTCTTCATCAACTGTTCTGATTGATAATGGCACTGAGGCAATCGATAGCTCTAATAATGTCAGTGGAATTGAGTTATTGGAGTCGTCTGTGGTGGAAATTTCAGACAGCATAATGGAAGCTAACACCAGTGTCAAAGATACCAGTAGTGTAGCGAACAAATCCACTTCGGAGGGAGAGAAACTTTCACAATCTTGGTCACAATCTGTTCGACGTTCCGCTACCAAGGGCATTGATGAATTCAGCGTCCGAAAGCAGGAAGAACAGGAACGGCTGGAAGAGGAGACAGAAAAGCTTCAAAATGCACCACTGAAATCGCCTTTAAAGTCACGCTCGCCGGCAGCCAAGGCTGCATCAGCCGATGAAAGAATCGATGAAGATAACGACGATGAACTggaagacgaagaagaggCGCAGGATAAAAATGAGTTGTTGGACGACGAGGCGGTAGAAATGGAGGGTTATGAGTCCGGCGATTCGTTGGCCAGCGATTTGAGACGCGAAATGGAGGAAAATGAAATTATGGATCAGGGTGAGGATCTGGGCAGTGAAGATACGGAAGAGAACGATGAacaggaggaggacgaggaagaCGGCAATGACTCGTGGATCGTTTCGTCTGGCGATGAGGCAGAACAGCTGAACGAGGATGAACTGTTGAAGGATACGGAAGATGAAGATCTGCAAACGAAAAACGCTAGTGTGAAGGACaaggaaaaaacgaaaactccCAAACGCCGACGAATTATAGAAATGGTTGATGATAGTGACGAGGACACGAAGGCTTCGGACGAGGAACGCAAGGAAACCGCCAAGTCTCCAAAGAACTTAAGTTCCAAACGTTCGTTAACACCAGTTGGAGGCAAAGAAAATAACACTCCCACCAAAAAATTTAATCTTTCTCAAATCAATGATGCTGTTCAAAACAAGAATCAGGATAAGCTTGCCAATAATACACCAGCTAAAAACGATACCTCAATGGAATCCTCCACCGATGAGCAGCAAGTGGGTAATGGTAATGAGACCATGCTTCCAGCCACACCTGCTCATAAAACGCCCTCAAAGGATACAGGAGCTGCATTGCATTCAGCCACAAAATCATTATCGAATTCAAAGCACGGAAATGGCGAAAAGGAGGTAGCTGCAGAAGATGATGAAAACGATACCAGTGGGAATAGTGAGACAATGTTTCAGGATGCTGAGGATGGTGGGGAAACTGTGCAAAAAAGCGATGATGCGATGGAAAAAGATGTCTCCTTGTCTAAATCACCTACAAAGTCTGTCATTGCATCTCGCAAAAGTTTTCCGGCTGCTTCTATAACCACGAAGGACGTGATTGGCCGTAAAAGCCTCCCCGCGAATGCTAATATGCAAGCCGCCATCCAGTCTGAAACAGACGAAGGTGGTGAGTCTAGCCAGCCAGACGCGACTCAAAATGATGAAGTGGAAGAAGCAGAAGCTTTGGTGGAGAACGTTGAGGTTGAAAATGCGGAACATGATGATAAAACACAAGCTAAACCTGCGCCAGCCGAATTTACGCTGGATCAACCTGCGGATGAAGCGCCAACAAAACCGGGAAGAAAATCTATGCCCGCCGTACCGCTGATTTCTGCACAGTTTTATATCGGAGCATCGAAGAAACGGGCTACTATTGGTGGTGAGGATGCTCACGTCCAGACGTCAACACCGAAGTCAAATCAATCCCTTTCGGGCAAGGACAAAGGGAAGAAAACGCCAGTAGAAAAGAAGGCCACCACTGCGAACGGAGGATCAACAGTGTTAAATCCATTTGCCCAGGCCAAGAATAAGGCAAGATTGTCGTTGGATTCGGGAGCAGGACAACAGAAACCCGAGAAAAAGGATAAACTACGCCGGTCGCTGCCGTCACAGTTCGTGGAAGAGCCGATGGAGGTTGATGAAGCACCGATGAATGAGAACGTTGCAGAAAAACCATCAAAACCAGACGATGATAAGGAGATGAATGACGAAGTGGAGATTGTGGAGAACCAAGAACCAGAGAACGGCAAACAACAGTCCAAGGCgccaaaaccaaaacgaaaGGCTCTTGAAGATTACGATCTTGCTAACATATTATCTCGCTGCAACGAGGTCATTCGTGAGGACAAAGAGCGTAAGAGGGAGGTTGCGTCCGCAATTCGTAAGAAAAAG GAAGAGAAAAAGCGTCAGCGCGAGTTGGAGAAGCAGGAAGAACTCGAGGCGGTCAAGGCTgcagctgccgctgccgctgctgctggtgctgctgctgctgctggttccgGGGGTACAACAAACGTTGATGATGGTGGCTTAAACAGCAGTACAACCGGTAACGATTCCCTCAGCCAGGGTGGAGAGGgcttaaagaagaaaaagaagagaaagccCAAGGTAAAGAACTATCTGTTGGAGGAGCTGGCTGAAACGAAAAAGGAACGGTTGGAGCAGGCGCTGCGTCACAAGCTGGAAGTAATCGAGCGCCGTAAGCAGCGTAAGAAGGAGCGCCAGCTTGAGCAACAGAAACAGTTGGAcaaagaaaatggaaacgcAACGGGCACAAGCGGCGGCATCGGAGCAAAGctggaaaaaattaaaaagaaacaaaaagctaAATCAAACCAGGAATCCAGTGACAAATCAAAGAATCCACCGGTACGCGTAGCTCTGTCGGCGTTCGCGGTGTTTAATCAATTGCAGAATCATCCAGAACAGGTACAATCTTTGGaagataaaacacaaaaatcagaaaaatcaGAGCTGATGGCACCAGCAGTAGAAAAGAAACAGCACAAGAAATCACCCAAGAAGGAGGAAGCTTCTGATCCACAACCAGAAGCTAAAGAAGCTGCCAAGACAGATAAGGTTGCTGTCGCTGATGAGAAAGCAAAGCAAGCGAATCCCCTTAAAGACTCCGAACAAactaagaagaaaaagcgaaCGGAACGTCAACTCGATGGATCCGGTCCGTCTTTCTCCGATGAGAAAATATCAAGCACGGATGTCGTCGTAGCAGCTTCTACGAAGAAGGCGACGCCGGCAGTTCAAACTCAGTCCGAGTCGAGTGTTGTAAAGAGCGATAGCAAAATCAATCCTCTCCTATCAAAATCTGCCAGTGATGGATTGGTGCAGGAAGTCGAGAAGctgacgaaaaaacaaaaacgcaaattAGCAGCAATGGAAACGACACCAACAAATCCGCAAAAAGACGTTACGCCCGAGGATGTCCCCGCCAAGGAGATGAAAGCGTCTAGCTTTGAAGAAGCTCAGACAAACTCTGTCGGTGCTAAGCGTAAGGAAAAGATGCGAAATCAAACGATGGTGGAGTCGGATACAGTtccaaagcaaaagaaaaacaaaaaacaaactactCAGAACGGACATGCAGAAGATCACAGTAGTAACTTGGCTGGCGCAAAGTCAGCAAGTGCCATGCATGAGAACCACACAGATGGCCAAGAAGTGgtagagaagaaaaagaaaaaagcgaaaaaacatCATGCAGTACAGCCAAAGATCGACACGGACCAAGATCATAGCACGGTTGACCAATCgcgcaaacaaacagctatcCTGGAGCGAGAATCCACCACGACAGCATCTGCCGTGCCGACTAAGAAGCGCAAGCGAGAACAGACTGACAGTCCTGCTGCAACAGTCGCATCAACACCGCGTCCGGCGAAACACACTAAGTTGCGCGTTCTGCAGCGTATTGAAAGCGGCGGCTTCTTCGAAGAAAACGTGACACCCGACAAGATACGGCTGAAGCGTAACTTTGGCTTCCAGGAGCAGCAGGCTACACCAGCCAAGCAGCTTGGCTTCAGAGTCTCTTCCCTTCTGCCGACCGATCAGAATGAGCTGCGGGCCGTGGCGTCGTCGTCCAAAACGCATACTCTGGACGGACGGATGAAGTCAAAGCACGGAGGTTCTGTCCTATCTGGACCGCCGAGCCGTAGCCTTCCGCTTCCGGT